In Bacillus cytotoxicus NVH 391-98, the following are encoded in one genomic region:
- a CDS encoding GerAB/ArcD/ProY family transporter produces MKPFEYGDEEIGSRELTFAVSSVIIGTGALSMPRVIAEQTLFSDGWIILLIGGVICAFFAWCIAKIANIFTEQTFFQYTSIYLSKPIAYLVTSVMVLTFASITAYQARAISVISQTYLFSKTPIELLSFFYLLVVVYGVSGSRVALLRLNMLFLPIVVCAIFSLSLLNINLMEPDNVLPLFQTKWNQYIVGMKESIFTFIGFEIVLFYSSIVKQKDKAPLAAAKGVMITNLLYILIYLTCIMVFSYSTTKSLAYPVIELGKEIEIGGGFLERFDAIFFTTWIITIFNTTAMYYDIAVIGFCSMFPAIKKKTFIFISAPIIYLLNMLPENVTKLTQYSTYLAWIDMACIIIVPILVFSIYKIKGGGKSEPSS; encoded by the coding sequence TTGAAACCGTTCGAGTACGGAGATGAGGAGATCGGATCTCGAGAACTAACATTTGCTGTATCTTCGGTCATTATAGGGACAGGGGCACTTTCGATGCCCCGCGTAATTGCAGAGCAGACACTGTTTTCAGATGGTTGGATTATATTACTTATTGGCGGAGTGATTTGTGCATTTTTTGCCTGGTGTATTGCGAAAATAGCAAATATATTTACGGAACAAACGTTTTTTCAATATACTAGCATATACTTATCAAAGCCGATAGCTTACCTTGTTACAAGTGTTATGGTGCTAACATTTGCTAGTATTACTGCATATCAAGCAAGAGCCATTTCCGTTATTTCACAAACGTATTTATTTAGTAAAACACCGATTGAACTTTTATCATTTTTTTACTTACTTGTTGTTGTTTATGGAGTAAGTGGTTCTAGAGTAGCGTTACTTCGTTTAAATATGCTATTTTTACCAATCGTTGTATGCGCTATATTTTCTCTGTCGTTATTAAATATTAATTTAATGGAGCCGGATAATGTATTGCCGCTTTTTCAAACAAAATGGAACCAATATATTGTTGGTATGAAGGAATCGATCTTTACATTCATTGGATTTGAAATTGTCTTATTTTATTCTTCAATTGTGAAACAAAAAGATAAAGCGCCTCTTGCTGCTGCAAAAGGAGTGATGATTACCAATTTATTATATATTCTTATTTATCTTACTTGTATTATGGTGTTTTCCTATTCTACCACGAAAAGTCTTGCGTATCCTGTCATTGAGTTAGGAAAGGAGATTGAAATTGGTGGGGGATTTTTAGAACGATTCGATGCCATTTTTTTTACGACGTGGATTATTACCATTTTTAATACAACAGCCATGTATTATGATATCGCAGTAATAGGGTTTTGTTCGATGTTTCCTGCTATTAAAAAGAAAACATTTATTTTTATAAGTGCGCCGATTATATATCTTTTGAATATGCTTCCTGAAAATGTGACGAAGTTAACGCAATATAGTACATATTTAGCTTGGATTGATATGGCATGTATTATCATTGTTCCTATACTTGTTTTTAGCATTTATAAAATAAAGGGGGGCGGAAAGAGTGAGCCGTCTTCATAA
- a CDS encoding Ger(x)C family spore germination protein, with translation MSRLHKYMCCVMLVICMSGCSERKEIEERGFVVGAAFDVVKEESEEKKPPRMKGTYQLVLPSALAQQGKQGADGAQYMNINVTADSLFTQIREASKKISRSLFFPHIKVVIFSKDLLKRQNFLEQTLDIFFRAHEMRRNIKIFVSKNQAGKIFEQNAKPENFPAKYIDLLADHADVNSFMLEAVRIGEVQEMLTSKRSFVLPVLELTKQGVKMEGAAIFKGENNKLVGLLSGKDTQGLNYIIGKKVGGFLTIRKKEKVFTYEIHKIRRKIRASFTDPRHPKFIIDMYPKGVLGEVYLGEDAKAWSEKRINSYITKEMERIVGRTIKKVQKEYKTDVLGLGDYYKRHNYKKWKKVEKNWDYGENYFMKTDIAVRVHPVVEHSGSLVPKGGQ, from the coding sequence GTGAGCCGTCTTCATAAATACATGTGTTGCGTTATGTTAGTGATCTGTATGAGTGGGTGCTCAGAGCGAAAAGAAATTGAAGAGAGAGGATTTGTTGTAGGGGCAGCATTTGATGTTGTGAAAGAAGAAAGTGAAGAGAAGAAACCACCTCGTATGAAAGGAACGTATCAATTAGTTTTACCAAGTGCGTTAGCACAACAGGGGAAACAAGGTGCAGATGGGGCTCAGTATATGAATATCAATGTAACTGCGGATAGTCTTTTTACACAAATTCGTGAAGCATCCAAGAAAATAAGTCGTTCTTTGTTTTTTCCTCATATTAAAGTTGTTATTTTTTCTAAAGATTTATTAAAGCGACAAAACTTTTTAGAACAAACATTAGATATCTTTTTTCGTGCCCATGAAATGAGGCGGAATATTAAAATTTTTGTTTCGAAAAATCAAGCTGGAAAAATTTTTGAACAAAATGCGAAACCAGAAAATTTTCCGGCAAAATATATTGATTTACTAGCGGATCATGCAGATGTGAATTCATTTATGTTAGAGGCAGTTCGTATCGGAGAGGTTCAAGAAATGTTAACTTCTAAAAGAAGCTTTGTACTTCCAGTTTTAGAGTTAACAAAGCAAGGGGTAAAGATGGAAGGAGCTGCTATTTTTAAGGGGGAGAATAATAAACTGGTCGGTCTTTTAAGTGGAAAAGATACACAAGGATTAAATTATATAATAGGAAAGAAAGTGGGTGGATTTTTAACCATTCGAAAAAAAGAAAAGGTATTTACGTATGAAATTCATAAAATAAGACGGAAAATCCGTGCTTCCTTTACAGATCCTCGTCATCCAAAGTTTATAATTGATATGTATCCTAAAGGTGTGCTTGGAGAAGTATATTTAGGAGAGGATGCAAAAGCATGGAGTGAGAAGCGAATAAATTCATACATTACAAAAGAGATGGAACGTATAGTGGGGAGAACAATAAAAAAAGTACAAAAAGAGTATAAAACGGATGTACTTGGATTAGGGGATTATTATAAACGGCATAATTATAAAAAGTGGAAAAAAGTAGAGAAGAATTGGGATTATGGGGAGAACTACTTTATGAAGACTGATATAGCAGTTCGTGTTCATCCGGTAGTAGAGCATTCTGGTTCATTAGTACCAAAAGGTGGTCAGTAA
- a CDS encoding nucleoside recognition domain-containing protein: MESHSASKALPLDYIIQHAQTLTKEDIRDDIVSDIYRTSKSICKDAVQYTNTDRLYRSEKLDKIFTSPIWGFPIMLGILSIIFYLTIAGANVPSDMIAEFFGWAEGHLTALFQAMHAPEWLHGILILGLFRGTGAVISVMLPPMAIFFPMFALLENYGYLPRVAFNMDRLFKRTGAHGKQSLTMAMGFGCNAAAIMSTRIIESPRERMLAILTNNFVPCNGRWPTLILMASLFMAAGYTSSMQTLVTAGVVVGMVVIGIIVTLTVSWALSKTALKGVPTHYTLELPPYRKPKIWNTIVRATLDKSIYVLKRAVVVAAPAAILTWVLANIYIGDTSLLMYFVNFLDPFAKLLGLDGFILAAFILGLPANEIVIPILLMSYLSTGALTEIEDFNQIKNLFLEHGWTWLTALNTMLFSLLHFPCGTTLVNIYKETKSPKWTFLSFAIPTVIAIVVTFLSTQLVHWLGLV; encoded by the coding sequence ATGGAATCTCACTCAGCCAGTAAGGCTCTTCCATTAGATTATATTATTCAGCATGCACAAACGCTTACTAAAGAAGATATACGCGATGACATTGTTAGTGATATTTATCGTACATCAAAAAGTATTTGTAAAGATGCAGTACAATACACAAATACCGATAGATTGTATCGTTCAGAAAAACTAGATAAGATTTTCACTTCTCCAATCTGGGGATTTCCAATTATGCTTGGTATTTTATCTATTATTTTTTACCTTACCATTGCAGGAGCGAATGTACCGTCAGATATGATTGCTGAATTTTTCGGTTGGGCAGAGGGACATTTAACTGCTTTGTTCCAAGCAATGCATGCACCTGAATGGTTACATGGTATTTTAATACTTGGCTTATTCCGGGGTACAGGGGCTGTTATTAGCGTTATGTTACCACCTATGGCTATCTTCTTCCCAATGTTTGCTTTATTAGAAAACTATGGGTACTTACCTCGTGTAGCATTTAACATGGATCGTTTATTTAAACGTACTGGTGCACACGGAAAGCAATCTTTAACGATGGCAATGGGCTTCGGTTGTAATGCTGCCGCTATTATGTCAACACGCATTATCGAATCACCACGTGAGCGTATGTTAGCAATTTTAACAAACAACTTCGTTCCATGTAATGGACGATGGCCTACTTTAATTTTAATGGCATCATTATTTATGGCTGCCGGTTATACAAGTAGCATGCAAACACTTGTTACAGCAGGCGTTGTAGTCGGCATGGTAGTCATCGGAATTATCGTTACTTTAACAGTTTCTTGGGCTCTATCAAAAACTGCATTAAAAGGTGTTCCAACTCATTATACATTGGAATTACCACCGTATCGTAAACCAAAAATTTGGAATACAATTGTACGTGCAACACTTGATAAATCAATTTATGTTTTAAAACGTGCCGTAGTTGTAGCTGCACCTGCCGCTATCTTAACTTGGGTTTTAGCAAATATTTATATCGGCGACACAAGCCTACTTATGTATTTCGTTAATTTCTTAGACCCATTCGCTAAATTGCTCGGGCTTGATGGATTTATTCTCGCTGCATTTATTCTCGGCTTACCAGCTAATGAGATTGTTATTCCAATTTTATTAATGTCTTATTTATCAACTGGTGCCTTAACAGAAATAGAAGATTTTAATCAAATTAAAAACTTATTCTTAGAGCACGGCTGGACTTGGTTAACTGCGTTAAACACAATGTTGTTTTCTCTTCTGCACTTCCCATGTGGAACAACATTGGTTAACATATATAAAGAAACAAAAAGTCCAAAATGGACATTCTTATCGTTTGCAATCCCTACCGTAATCGCCATTGTTGTTACATTCCTCTCTACGCAATTGGTACATTGGCTAGGGCTTGTATAA
- a CDS encoding FeoB small GTPase domain-containing protein, whose protein sequence is MNNHRIALAGNPNTGKSTLFNTLTGLKQHTGNWTGKTVLKAEGEYEHNGKVYTVIDLPGTYSLYSNSADEEVARDYIIFEKPEVTVVVVDATAMERNLNLALQVMEMTNDVIVCINLIDEAEKKGIVIDEQKLAKSLGVPVVKISARNRTGIGHLLNVISKVASKKTIPTPVQITYNEHIEKMIQELEPQIYKVFGDTYPARWVALRILDGDKNFLTTLQKHHKEPLVREVVINGISLSQ, encoded by the coding sequence ATGAACAACCATCGCATTGCGTTAGCAGGAAACCCGAATACTGGGAAAAGTACATTATTCAACACATTAACAGGATTAAAACAACATACCGGAAACTGGACGGGAAAAACTGTATTAAAGGCAGAAGGAGAATATGAGCATAACGGAAAGGTATATACGGTAATCGATTTACCTGGAACATATTCACTTTATTCAAACTCTGCAGATGAGGAAGTAGCACGAGATTATATTATTTTTGAAAAACCAGAGGTAACTGTAGTTGTTGTAGATGCAACTGCAATGGAAAGAAATTTAAATTTAGCATTACAAGTGATGGAAATGACAAACGATGTAATCGTCTGCATTAACTTAATAGATGAAGCAGAAAAAAAAGGAATCGTCATTGATGAACAGAAATTAGCAAAGTCACTTGGCGTTCCTGTAGTCAAAATCTCAGCTCGCAACCGTACTGGAATTGGACATTTACTAAATGTAATTTCTAAAGTGGCTAGTAAAAAAACAATCCCTACACCAGTTCAAATTACTTATAATGAGCATATTGAAAAGATGATTCAAGAATTAGAGCCGCAAATTTACAAAGTATTCGGTGATACATACCCAGCTCGTTGGGTTGCACTGCGAATACTAGATGGGGATAAAAATTTCTTAACTACACTTCAAAAACATCATAAAGAACCGCTTGTAAGGGAGGTCGTAATCAATGGAATCTCACTCAGCCAGTAA
- a CDS encoding FeoA family protein has product MVSANTKPLSSFRTGEFVQIERIQLEGTMKRRLLDLGFIPGATIKVLQKSPLGDPVAYQVSNTTIALRSEESSLIFGILIGDDSK; this is encoded by the coding sequence ATGGTGTCGGCTAATACCAAACCCCTTTCTTCATTTAGAACAGGGGAGTTTGTACAAATCGAGAGAATACAATTAGAAGGAACTATGAAGAGACGTTTATTAGATTTAGGATTTATTCCCGGGGCTACCATTAAAGTATTGCAAAAAAGTCCACTCGGAGATCCCGTTGCATATCAAGTGAGCAACACAACAATTGCATTGCGTAGCGAAGAAAGCTCCCTTATTTTTGGAATATTAATAGGAGATGATTCAAAATGA
- a CDS encoding phosphate ABC transporter substrate-binding protein PstS family protein, with the protein MVMKKGITFSLAALVVAGALVGCGKSESTNTNETAKGSNDAKQEEISGTIAAAGSTALQPLAEEAGKKFMEKNPKVSVQVQGGGSGTGINQVASGAVQIGNSDVPAADKIKDPEKAKELVDNKVAGIAFALVVNKDVKVDNLTVQQVQDIFSGKVTNWKELGGKDEKINVINRPASSGTRATFEKTIMKDVKINDGTGTTQDSNGAVEQAINSTPGSISYLAMSYMVGDKKGALQTVKIDGAEPKVEEISAGKYPFWSYEYMVTKGEAKEATKAYIDYVKGKDFEKQVEDMGYIPMSKLDK; encoded by the coding sequence ATGGTCATGAAAAAGGGAATTACATTTTCATTAGCAGCATTAGTTGTTGCAGGTGCATTAGTTGGTTGCGGAAAGTCAGAAAGCACAAATACGAATGAGACTGCTAAAGGTAGCAATGATGCAAAACAAGAAGAGATATCTGGTACGATTGCAGCAGCTGGATCTACAGCTCTTCAACCGCTTGCAGAAGAAGCGGGTAAAAAGTTTATGGAAAAGAATCCTAAAGTTTCTGTTCAAGTTCAAGGTGGCGGTAGTGGAACGGGGATTAACCAAGTAGCCTCTGGTGCGGTACAAATTGGTAACTCTGATGTCCCGGCGGCAGATAAAATAAAAGATCCAGAAAAAGCAAAAGAATTAGTTGATAATAAAGTTGCAGGTATCGCATTTGCACTTGTTGTTAATAAAGATGTGAAAGTTGATAACTTAACTGTACAACAAGTACAAGATATCTTTAGTGGAAAGGTTACAAACTGGAAAGAGCTAGGCGGTAAAGATGAGAAAATCAATGTAATCAATCGTCCGGCATCTTCTGGTACACGTGCTACATTTGAGAAAACGATTATGAAAGATGTAAAGATTAATGACGGGACAGGAACAACGCAAGATTCTAACGGTGCGGTAGAACAAGCAATTAACTCTACGCCAGGTTCTATTAGTTACCTTGCGATGTCCTACATGGTAGGCGATAAAAAAGGGGCATTACAAACTGTAAAAATTGATGGTGCAGAACCAAAGGTTGAAGAGATTTCTGCTGGTAAATATCCATTCTGGTCTTATGAATACATGGTGACTAAAGGAGAAGCGAAAGAAGCAACAAAGGCTTACATTGATTATGTAAAAGGTAAAGATTTTGAAAAACAAGTTGAAGATATGGGATACATCCCGATGTCTAAGCTAGATAAGTAA
- the pstC gene encoding phosphate ABC transporter permease subunit PstC encodes MKGKKQINYVKSEYIGRTLVTFCGLFIVLITLSIIAFICGKGIQSFTQSGISFSEMLTSTKWNPNVEPGSFGAVIFIVGSTLVSIGAVMISTPIAIALAIFMNLISPKFGNKVLKPVLELLVGIPSVVYGLLGVTILIPLLRDSFGGVGFSLIAGIVVLSIMILPTIASIASDAIRAVPFDYLEASYGLGSTKWQAISRVIVPAAKKGILTGIVLGLARAFGEALAVQMVIGNTVKLPEGIYSPTATLTGILTMDMTNTLNGTAWNNALWTLAMILLAISFLFILVIRAIGQRGER; translated from the coding sequence ATGAAGGGAAAAAAGCAGATTAATTATGTGAAAAGCGAGTACATTGGAAGAACACTCGTTACGTTTTGTGGTCTATTTATTGTTCTTATTACATTATCGATTATTGCATTTATTTGTGGAAAGGGAATTCAATCTTTTACACAAAGTGGTATTTCCTTTTCTGAAATGTTAACTTCAACAAAATGGAATCCGAATGTTGAGCCAGGTTCTTTTGGTGCAGTTATTTTTATTGTCGGTTCCACGCTTGTTTCAATTGGTGCGGTTATGATTAGTACACCAATCGCGATTGCTCTTGCAATATTTATGAATTTAATATCGCCTAAGTTTGGGAACAAAGTGTTGAAACCAGTTTTGGAATTATTAGTTGGTATCCCGTCCGTTGTATACGGTTTATTAGGGGTTACGATTTTAATTCCATTGTTAAGAGATTCTTTTGGTGGTGTTGGCTTTAGTTTAATTGCAGGTATTGTTGTACTTAGTATCATGATTTTACCTACTATTGCTAGTATTGCTTCTGATGCAATACGTGCGGTTCCATTTGATTATTTAGAAGCTTCGTATGGTTTAGGATCGACAAAATGGCAAGCGATTAGCCGTGTCATTGTTCCTGCTGCTAAGAAAGGTATTTTAACAGGGATTGTTTTAGGGTTAGCACGTGCTTTTGGTGAAGCGCTGGCAGTTCAAATGGTAATTGGGAATACGGTGAAGTTGCCAGAAGGAATATATAGCCCAACGGCAACGTTGACTGGTATTCTCACAATGGACATGACAAATACGTTAAACGGAACGGCTTGGAATAATGCTTTATGGACCTTAGCGATGATATTGCTTGCTATTTCATTCCTATTTATTTTAGTTATTCGAGCAATTGGCCAAAGAGGTGAACGATAA
- the pstA gene encoding phosphate ABC transporter permease PstA has protein sequence MNARKVNNIWTGILYTVAAFVVVLLVFLVYEILQKGWGFWDPGFLFGEPSNTRAGGGIGPQLFNSFYMLIITLVISIPLGLGAGIYLAEYAKQGRFLSFVRLCIETMASLPSIVVGLFGLLVLVTMTGWGYTVIGGALALTILNLPGLTRVCENAITEVPANVKEASLGLGATKWQTIVRIILPSSLPQIITGIILAAGRIFGEAAALIYTAGLTSPILNSAVDFSSPAHPLNPFRPAETLAVHIWKLNSEGIIPDAKLIATKSAAVLIVMVLLFNIIARFTATVLHKHFTGTKKSRKTSKVKAA, from the coding sequence ATGAATGCAAGAAAGGTAAATAATATTTGGACGGGTATTTTATATACAGTTGCAGCATTTGTGGTAGTTTTATTGGTTTTCTTAGTATATGAGATTTTACAAAAGGGCTGGGGATTTTGGGATCCAGGTTTCTTGTTTGGAGAACCGAGTAATACGAGGGCTGGGGGAGGGATTGGTCCGCAATTATTCAACTCTTTCTATATGCTTATTATTACGCTTGTTATCTCTATTCCACTTGGATTGGGAGCTGGGATTTATCTTGCAGAATATGCAAAGCAAGGACGCTTTTTAAGTTTTGTTCGTCTATGCATTGAAACGATGGCATCATTGCCTTCTATTGTTGTTGGCTTATTTGGTTTATTAGTGCTTGTTACAATGACAGGTTGGGGCTATACAGTAATAGGTGGTGCACTTGCTTTAACCATTCTAAACTTACCAGGATTAACGCGAGTTTGTGAAAATGCAATCACAGAAGTCCCTGCAAATGTAAAAGAAGCAAGTCTTGGACTTGGTGCAACAAAGTGGCAAACGATTGTGCGAATTATTCTTCCATCGTCATTACCGCAAATTATTACAGGGATTATTTTAGCGGCAGGTCGTATATTTGGTGAAGCGGCGGCATTAATTTATACAGCGGGATTAACATCACCAATTTTAAATTCTGCAGTTGATTTTTCTAGTCCTGCACATCCGCTAAATCCATTTCGACCAGCTGAAACATTGGCAGTTCATATTTGGAAATTAAATTCTGAAGGGATTATCCCAGACGCGAAGCTGATTGCAACAAAATCAGCAGCAGTACTCATTGTTATGGTATTACTGTTTAATATTATTGCTCGTTTTACTGCAACTGTACTTCATAAACATTTTACGGGAACGAAAAAGTCTCGTAAAACATCGAAAGTAAAAGCTGCTTAA